Proteins from one Thaumasiovibrio subtropicus genomic window:
- the glmU gene encoding bifunctional UDP-N-acetylglucosamine diphosphorylase/glucosamine-1-phosphate N-acetyltransferase GlmU produces the protein MAFSAVILAAGKGTRMYSNMPKVLHTLAGKPMAKHVIDTCQSLGAENIHLVYGHGGDQMQQTLAEEPVNWVLQAEQLGTGHAVNSAAADFRDDEQILVLYGDVPLISEETLENLLDAQPTGGIALLTVVLDDPSGYGRIIRRNGPVVAIVEQKDATEQQQLIKEINTGVLVANGGDLKRWLSMLKNDNAQQEYYLTDIISIAHGEGRAVEAVHPVRPIEVEGVNNRIQLARLERAYQAQQAERLLEQGVMLRDPARFDLRGELQCGTDVEIDVNVVIEGQVTLGDNVIIGTGAVLIDCEIDDNTVIRPYSIIEGATIGEDCTVGPFSRLRPEAELVGDSHVGNFVEVKKTRLGRGSKANHLTYLGDAQVGDRVNIGAGTITCNYDGANKFKTEIADDVFVGSDTQLIAPVKVGQGATIGAGATINKDVGEDELVITRAPARTIQGWKRPVKKS, from the coding sequence ATGGCATTTAGTGCAGTGATTCTTGCTGCGGGTAAAGGTACCCGCATGTACTCCAATATGCCCAAGGTACTACATACTTTGGCAGGTAAGCCGATGGCAAAGCATGTGATTGATACATGCCAAAGCTTGGGTGCTGAGAACATTCATTTGGTTTATGGCCACGGTGGCGATCAAATGCAGCAAACACTGGCAGAAGAACCGGTTAACTGGGTACTTCAAGCTGAGCAGCTTGGTACAGGTCATGCGGTAAACAGTGCTGCAGCCGATTTTCGAGATGACGAGCAGATTCTTGTGCTTTACGGTGATGTACCGCTAATCAGTGAAGAAACGTTAGAGAATTTATTAGACGCACAGCCTACCGGTGGTATTGCGCTTCTGACCGTGGTGCTTGATGACCCATCAGGCTATGGTCGTATTATTCGCCGCAATGGACCCGTAGTTGCGATTGTGGAGCAGAAAGATGCGACTGAGCAGCAGCAATTAATCAAAGAGATTAATACCGGTGTGCTTGTGGCGAATGGCGGCGATTTAAAGCGTTGGTTATCAATGCTGAAAAACGACAACGCGCAGCAGGAGTATTACCTTACCGATATTATTTCGATTGCGCATGGTGAAGGTCGTGCGGTTGAAGCTGTGCACCCAGTTCGTCCTATCGAAGTTGAAGGGGTGAATAACCGTATTCAACTTGCGCGCCTTGAGCGAGCCTATCAAGCTCAGCAAGCCGAACGTTTGTTAGAACAAGGTGTCATGCTTCGCGACCCCGCGCGTTTTGATTTACGTGGCGAACTACAATGTGGCACTGATGTAGAAATTGATGTCAATGTTGTTATCGAAGGGCAAGTGACCTTAGGGGATAACGTAATAATTGGCACTGGTGCAGTACTGATCGATTGTGAAATCGATGATAACACCGTGATCCGCCCGTATTCGATCATTGAAGGTGCAACCATCGGTGAAGATTGTACCGTGGGGCCATTCTCACGCCTTCGCCCAGAAGCAGAGTTGGTGGGGGATTCCCATGTAGGTAACTTTGTTGAAGTGAAGAAAACCCGTTTAGGCCGTGGCTCTAAAGCTAATCATCTGACCTATCTCGGTGACGCGCAAGTGGGTGATCGCGTTAATATCGGCGCAGGAACCATTACGTGTAATTATGATGGGGCGAATAAGTTTAAAACGGAAATTGCAGATGATGTTTTTGTCGGCTCTGATACTCAGCTCATTGCGCCAGTAAAAGTGGGGCAAGGAGCGACGATTGGCGCTGGCGCGACGATCAATAAAGATGTGGGTGAAGATGAACTTGTCATCACCCGAGCACCGGCAAGAACGATCCAAGGTTGGAAGCGACCTGTGAAAAAATCGTAA
- the ilvD gene encoding dihydroxy-acid dehydratase has protein sequence MPKYRSATTTHGRNMAGARALWRATGVKEEDFGKPIIAVVNSFTQFVPGHVHLKDMGQLVAREIEKAGGIAKEFNTIAVDDGIAMGHGGMLYSLPSRELIADSVEYMVNAHCADAMVCISNCDKITPGMLMASMRLNIPVIFVSGGPMEAGKTKLSDQIIKLDLVDAMIQGADPKVSDEQSQQIERSACPTCGSCSGMFTANSMNCLTEALGLSQPGNGSMLATHADREALFINAGKRIVELTRRYYEQDDESALPRNIATFNAFENAMALDIAMGGSTNTILHLLAAAQEGEVDFDMEDIDRLSRQVPHLCKVAPSTQKYHMEDVHRAGGVMAILGELDRAGLLHNDARTVLGLSMKEQLAQYDIMQTEDADVLTFYRAGPAGIRTTQAFSQDCRWDRLDDDRVDGCIRTKENAFSQDGGLAVLTGNIALDGCIVKTAGVDESILKFTGPAVVFESQEDAVEGILGGKVKAGDVVIIRYEGPKGGPGMQEMLYPTTYLKSMGLGKECALLTDGRFSGGTSGLSIGHASPEAANGGTIGLVEDGDIICIDIPERTIDLQVDEQSLADRRAAAEARGWKPKNRQREVSFALKAYASMATSADKGAVRDKRLLEE, from the coding sequence ATGCCAAAATATAGATCAGCAACCACGACTCATGGCCGTAATATGGCCGGTGCCCGCGCGCTATGGCGTGCAACGGGTGTTAAAGAAGAAGATTTCGGCAAACCTATTATTGCTGTCGTAAACTCCTTTACCCAATTCGTTCCGGGTCACGTCCACCTCAAGGATATGGGTCAACTTGTCGCGCGTGAAATCGAGAAAGCCGGCGGTATCGCGAAAGAGTTTAACACCATCGCTGTCGATGATGGCATTGCAATGGGGCATGGTGGCATGCTCTATTCCCTCCCATCAAGAGAGCTGATCGCCGATTCTGTCGAGTATATGGTTAACGCTCACTGCGCGGATGCCATGGTCTGCATCTCAAACTGCGACAAAATCACCCCGGGCATGCTGATGGCGTCTATGCGTCTAAACATTCCGGTGATCTTCGTTTCTGGCGGCCCGATGGAAGCGGGGAAAACAAAACTCTCCGATCAGATCATTAAGCTCGATTTAGTCGACGCCATGATCCAAGGGGCTGATCCGAAAGTTTCTGATGAGCAGAGCCAGCAAATTGAGCGCAGTGCCTGCCCAACATGTGGATCCTGCTCGGGGATGTTTACTGCAAACTCGATGAACTGCCTAACAGAAGCCCTTGGACTCTCTCAGCCGGGTAATGGCTCGATGCTGGCAACCCATGCTGATCGTGAAGCGCTATTTATCAACGCTGGTAAGCGTATCGTTGAGTTGACTCGTCGTTATTATGAGCAAGATGATGAATCCGCACTGCCTCGCAATATCGCAACGTTCAACGCATTTGAAAATGCGATGGCACTCGATATCGCGATGGGCGGCTCAACCAACACTATTCTCCACCTACTGGCTGCTGCGCAAGAAGGTGAAGTCGACTTTGATATGGAAGACATCGACCGTCTTTCCCGTCAAGTACCGCATCTTTGTAAAGTCGCGCCCTCTACCCAGAAGTACCATATGGAAGATGTTCACCGTGCTGGTGGTGTAATGGCGATTTTGGGTGAACTCGACCGTGCAGGTTTGCTGCACAACGACGCACGTACCGTCCTCGGCCTTTCAATGAAAGAGCAACTTGCCCAATACGACATCATGCAAACAGAAGACGCTGACGTGTTGACGTTTTACCGTGCAGGCCCTGCTGGTATTCGAACAACCCAAGCCTTCTCGCAAGATTGCCGTTGGGATCGCCTCGATGATGATCGCGTCGATGGCTGTATTCGCACTAAAGAAAATGCCTTTAGTCAGGATGGTGGCCTTGCAGTGCTAACGGGCAACATTGCGCTGGATGGCTGTATCGTTAAAACAGCCGGTGTCGATGAGAGCATTCTGAAGTTCACTGGGCCTGCGGTTGTGTTTGAAAGCCAAGAAGATGCCGTAGAGGGCATCTTGGGTGGCAAAGTTAAAGCAGGCGATGTGGTTATTATTCGCTACGAAGGCCCGAAAGGTGGTCCAGGTATGCAAGAAATGCTCTACCCAACGACCTACCTCAAGTCGATGGGCCTAGGTAAAGAGTGTGCCTTATTAACTGATGGCCGCTTCTCTGGCGGGACGTCAGGGCTTTCCATTGGTCATGCATCACCTGAAGCCGCCAATGGCGGTACGATTGGCTTAGTCGAAGACGGCGATATCATCTGTATCGACATTCCAGAACGTACGATTGATCTGCAAGTTGATGAGCAGTCTCTTGCTGACCGACGCGCAGCTGCTGAAGCACGTGGCTGGAAACCAAAGAACCGTCAACGTGAAGTCTCTTTTGCCTTAAAAGCCTACGCTAGCATGGCGACGAGTGCTGATAAGGGCGCCGTTCGTGATAAGCGCTTGCTTGAGGAGTAA
- a CDS encoding YifB family Mg chelatase-like AAA ATPase, with amino-acid sequence MSLAIVHSRASVGVSAPAVTVEVHISNGMPAFQLVGLPETTVKEAKDRVRSAIINANFEFPSRRITVNLAPADLPKEGGRFDLPIALGILAASAQIPDTLLAECEFVGELALSGELRGVKGVLPAAVAVKQAKRTLVVPHCNAGQAALVGSEFHKSAVSLLEVCGYLSGQQALTLQSPVIEQAQAAASGRDLQDIIGQQQGKRSLEIAAAGGHNLLFMGPPGTGKTMLASRLCDLLPTMTIEEAMETASVASLTQQDIHEGNWRNRPFRAPHHSSSMAALVGGGSTPRPGEISLAHNGVLFLDEMPEFERKVLDSLREPLESGEIVISRATQKTTFPARFQLLGALNPSPTGYYEGSQTRTNPQVILRYLSRLSGPLLDRFDMSLEIPLLPQGTLANGGDRGEPTQVVKARVYRAREIMLARAGKVNALLSNRELDRDCALQAGDAAFLESALHQLGLSIRAYHRIIKVARTIADLQGEAEIHRSHLAEALGYRAMDRLLKQLTAQAV; translated from the coding sequence ATGTCATTAGCCATTGTGCATAGCCGCGCGAGTGTGGGAGTCAGTGCGCCTGCCGTGACGGTTGAAGTGCATATCAGTAATGGTATGCCTGCTTTTCAACTTGTTGGATTGCCTGAGACGACGGTGAAAGAAGCGAAAGATCGCGTACGCAGTGCGATCATTAACGCGAACTTTGAGTTTCCCTCAAGGCGAATCACGGTCAATCTCGCCCCTGCGGACCTCCCCAAAGAGGGAGGGCGTTTTGATCTTCCTATCGCACTTGGTATTCTCGCTGCATCGGCACAAATCCCAGATACGCTATTGGCAGAATGTGAATTTGTCGGTGAGTTGGCACTCTCTGGAGAGTTGCGTGGTGTGAAAGGCGTATTACCTGCTGCGGTCGCGGTGAAACAAGCGAAGCGCACCTTGGTTGTTCCCCATTGCAATGCAGGGCAAGCGGCGTTAGTCGGTAGTGAGTTCCATAAGTCGGCAGTGAGTTTGCTTGAAGTGTGTGGCTACCTGTCGGGACAACAGGCGCTGACGCTGCAGTCACCAGTGATTGAGCAGGCGCAAGCCGCAGCATCAGGGCGCGACTTACAGGATATTATTGGTCAGCAACAAGGTAAGCGCAGTTTAGAAATTGCCGCGGCTGGTGGCCATAATTTACTGTTTATGGGGCCGCCCGGCACAGGTAAAACGATGCTGGCCTCACGCCTTTGCGATTTATTGCCCACCATGACCATTGAGGAAGCGATGGAGACGGCGTCCGTCGCGTCTTTGACCCAACAAGATATCCATGAAGGCAACTGGCGGAATCGACCTTTTCGAGCCCCTCATCACTCCTCGTCGATGGCAGCACTGGTGGGAGGGGGTTCGACACCTCGCCCCGGAGAAATTTCATTGGCGCATAACGGTGTGCTTTTTTTAGACGAAATGCCCGAATTTGAACGGAAAGTGTTGGATTCATTACGTGAGCCGCTGGAATCTGGCGAGATCGTGATCTCTCGGGCGACGCAAAAAACCACCTTTCCAGCACGCTTTCAACTCCTTGGTGCCCTCAATCCAAGTCCGACAGGCTACTATGAAGGCAGTCAAACCCGTACTAATCCACAGGTGATCTTACGTTATTTGAGTCGCCTCTCAGGGCCCTTACTCGATCGCTTTGATATGTCATTAGAAATACCGCTATTACCACAAGGAACATTAGCGAATGGCGGCGACCGCGGCGAGCCGACTCAGGTCGTGAAAGCGCGTGTGTATCGTGCCCGAGAGATCATGCTGGCACGTGCGGGGAAAGTGAATGCGTTGTTGTCAAATCGCGAGCTTGACCGAGATTGTGCCTTACAAGCCGGTGATGCAGCCTTTCTTGAGAGCGCGCTGCATCAGTTAGGGTTATCAATTCGCGCCTATCACCGTATTATTAAAGTGGCGCGCACGATTGCCGATTTACAAGGTGAGGCAGAGATTCATCGCAGTCATCTCGCTGAAGCACTCGGCTATCGAGCCATGGACAGATTGCTCAAACAGCTCACCGCGCAGGCCGTGTGA
- the ilvA gene encoding threonine ammonia-lyase, biosynthetic: MSQAQPTTEAPLSGADYLRDILRAPVYEVAVVSPLQEMDRLTQRIGNQVQLKREDRQPVHSFKLRGAYNMMAQLTAEQKQVGVITASAGNHAQGLALAGTKLGVKATIVMPKITPAIKVEAVKGFGGQVILHGNNFDEAKAHAEQLATQHDYMFVPPFDHPSVIAGQGTLGMELLQQNGHLDYVFLPVGGGGLAAGVAVLIKQLMPHIKVIGVEAEDSACLRAALDAGEPVSLSQVGMFADGVAVKRIGDETFRVCQQYLDDSITVSSDEICAAVKDIFEDTRAIAEPSGALSLAGLKKFAEQHQLRDKQLAAILSGANFNFHGLRYVSERCELGEKREGLLAVTIPERPGAFLDFCTLIGGRAVTEFNYRYSDDSLANIFVGVRLQQGQSDLDAIIQELRQGGYPVVDLSEDEMAKQHIRYMVGGRPSKAMKERLYSFEFPEYPGALLKFLNTLGTHWNISLFNYRNHGADYGRVLCGFELDDHDLLSFTSHLRELGYHWKDETDNQAFQFFLAH; this comes from the coding sequence ATGTCCCAAGCCCAACCAACAACAGAGGCCCCGCTCAGCGGGGCTGATTATCTGCGCGATATCCTTCGCGCACCCGTCTATGAAGTGGCCGTCGTCTCTCCGCTGCAAGAAATGGATCGCCTCACGCAACGCATCGGCAATCAAGTTCAATTAAAGCGCGAAGATCGCCAGCCTGTGCACTCCTTTAAGCTACGTGGTGCCTACAACATGATGGCGCAACTCACTGCGGAGCAAAAGCAAGTCGGCGTTATCACGGCCTCTGCGGGCAACCATGCGCAAGGACTTGCGCTAGCCGGCACCAAGCTGGGTGTCAAAGCGACGATTGTCATGCCCAAAATTACCCCAGCCATCAAGGTCGAAGCCGTGAAGGGGTTTGGTGGTCAAGTGATCCTGCATGGTAATAACTTTGATGAAGCCAAGGCCCACGCAGAGCAACTTGCGACTCAGCATGACTATATGTTTGTTCCTCCTTTCGACCACCCAAGTGTGATTGCAGGTCAGGGAACCTTAGGGATGGAGCTTCTCCAACAAAATGGTCATCTCGACTATGTATTCTTGCCTGTGGGTGGTGGTGGCTTGGCCGCTGGCGTAGCCGTCCTCATCAAACAGTTAATGCCACATATCAAGGTGATTGGCGTTGAAGCTGAAGATTCGGCGTGTTTACGAGCCGCACTCGATGCTGGTGAGCCCGTCTCTCTCAGTCAGGTCGGCATGTTTGCCGACGGCGTGGCGGTGAAACGCATTGGCGATGAAACCTTCCGCGTCTGCCAACAGTACCTTGATGACTCCATCACGGTCAGTAGCGATGAGATATGTGCGGCCGTCAAAGATATTTTTGAGGACACCCGAGCCATCGCAGAGCCCTCTGGCGCATTGTCGTTGGCGGGATTAAAGAAATTCGCGGAGCAACATCAACTGCGAGACAAACAGCTCGCAGCTATTCTTTCAGGCGCAAATTTCAACTTTCACGGTCTTCGTTATGTCTCAGAACGCTGTGAACTAGGTGAAAAGCGGGAGGGTTTGCTAGCTGTCACCATTCCAGAACGCCCTGGTGCCTTCCTCGATTTCTGCACACTTATCGGTGGCCGAGCCGTCACAGAGTTTAACTATCGCTATAGTGATGACTCTCTCGCCAACATCTTCGTTGGTGTTCGCCTGCAACAGGGACAATCGGATCTCGATGCGATTATTCAGGAGCTGCGACAAGGAGGCTACCCTGTGGTTGATCTGAGTGAAGACGAAATGGCCAAACAACATATTCGTTATATGGTCGGTGGACGCCCCTCTAAAGCAATGAAGGAACGTCTTTATAGTTTCGAGTTCCCGGAATACCCAGGCGCGCTTCTCAAGTTCCTCAACACGCTTGGCACTCATTGGAACATCAGTTTGTTCAACTACCGCAACCATGGAGCCGACTATGGTCGCGTACTGTGTGGCTTCGAACTGGATGATCATGACTTATTGTCCTTTACCAGCCACTTAAGAGAGTTGGGATACCACTGGAAAGATGAGACCGACAACCAAGCTTTCCAGTTCTTCCTAGCCCACTGA
- the ilvE gene encoding branched-chain-amino-acid transaminase — MATKTADYIWFNGEMVPWADANVHVLTHAMHYGTSVFEGVRCYNTPKGPIVFRHHEHAQRLKDSAKIYRFPIPYSVEEIMEATRETLRQNKLDNAYIRPLGFVGNVGLGVCPPADTEMDLIIAAFPWGSYLGEEALEKGVDAMISSWNRAAPNTIPTAAKAGGNYLSSLLVGGEARRHGYDEGIALSVDGYLSEGAGENIFVIKDGVITTPPATSAILPGITRDSIMTIARDKGYEVREANIAREALYLADEVFMTGTAAEVVPVATIDKIEVGEGKRGPITKELQAAYFGLFNGTTEDKWGWLDYVYPADAAK; from the coding sequence ATGGCAACGAAAACCGCAGACTACATCTGGTTCAATGGTGAAATGGTACCTTGGGCTGACGCCAACGTTCACGTGCTTACGCACGCAATGCACTATGGTACCTCAGTCTTTGAAGGTGTCCGCTGTTACAACACGCCTAAGGGCCCGATTGTCTTCCGCCACCACGAACATGCGCAGCGATTGAAAGATTCTGCAAAAATTTACCGTTTTCCTATCCCATACTCTGTCGAAGAGATCATGGAAGCGACGCGTGAAACGCTTCGCCAAAACAAGCTGGACAATGCTTACATCCGTCCGCTTGGGTTCGTTGGCAATGTTGGCCTAGGGGTTTGCCCACCAGCCGATACGGAAATGGACCTCATCATCGCTGCATTCCCATGGGGTTCTTACTTAGGTGAAGAAGCACTTGAAAAAGGGGTGGATGCGATGATTTCTAGTTGGAATCGAGCAGCACCCAATACCATACCGACAGCGGCAAAAGCGGGCGGTAACTACCTGTCATCACTCCTTGTTGGCGGTGAAGCACGTCGCCATGGTTATGATGAAGGCATCGCTTTAAGCGTTGACGGCTACCTTTCAGAAGGTGCCGGTGAGAATATCTTTGTGATTAAAGATGGCGTTATTACGACCCCACCAGCAACCAGTGCCATCCTACCGGGCATCACCCGCGACTCCATCATGACCATTGCTCGCGATAAGGGCTATGAAGTACGTGAAGCCAATATTGCCCGTGAAGCTCTCTACCTCGCTGACGAAGTCTTTATGACAGGTACGGCGGCGGAGGTTGTTCCTGTGGCCACCATCGACAAAATAGAAGTGGGCGAAGGCAAACGTGGCCCTATCACTAAGGAACTGCAAGCAGCGTACTTTGGCCTGTTCAATGGTACGACAGAAGATAAGTGGGGCTGGTTAGACTACGTGTACCCAGCAGACGCGGCGAAATAA
- a CDS encoding F0F1 ATP synthase subunit epsilon — translation MAAITFKLDVVSAEKQLFSGLAESVQVTGSEGELGIFAGHTPLLTSIIPGMVRIVKQHGHEEIIYLSGGMLEVQPGSVTVLADTAIRGEELDSAKAEDAKRQAEEHIQNPHGDIDFAQAASDLAKAIAQLRVIELVKQSQ, via the coding sequence ATGGCAGCGATAACCTTTAAACTTGATGTGGTAAGTGCAGAGAAACAGCTTTTTTCTGGCCTTGCAGAATCTGTTCAAGTGACAGGAAGCGAAGGTGAACTGGGTATTTTTGCAGGTCACACTCCGCTGCTGACGTCGATCATTCCTGGTATGGTTCGCATTGTGAAACAGCATGGCCATGAAGAGATTATTTATCTCTCAGGCGGTATGCTAGAAGTTCAACCTGGATCAGTCACTGTACTGGCTGATACAGCGATACGTGGTGAAGAGCTGGATAGTGCAAAAGCAGAAGATGCGAAGCGTCAAGCTGAAGAGCATATTCAGAACCCTCATGGTGATATCGACTTCGCACAAGCGGCGAGTGATCTGGCGAAAGCGATTGCCCAGCTGCGTGTTATTGAGTTGGTTAAACAGTCTCAGTAA
- the ilvM gene encoding acetolactate synthase 2 small subunit, which yields MQRYLIDIKADDKPVLLERVLRVVRHRGFVIKQVAGTQNHESKIASVEIIVDSDRPISFLTNQIEKLWDVRTVEVTQIDSDSLPNNNLQQKICA from the coding sequence ATGCAAAGATATTTAATCGACATTAAGGCAGATGATAAGCCTGTTTTACTAGAGCGTGTTCTTCGAGTTGTTCGCCACCGAGGCTTTGTCATCAAACAAGTCGCTGGTACGCAAAATCATGAAAGTAAAATTGCGAGTGTTGAAATCATCGTCGATAGTGATCGTCCCATTTCATTTCTCACCAATCAAATTGAAAAATTATGGGACGTACGGACAGTTGAGGTAACGCAAATCGACAGCGATTCGCTCCCCAACAACAACCTACAACAAAAAATTTGCGCATAA
- a CDS encoding helix-turn-helix transcriptional regulator, which produces MADMKKSIAARIKEAREWKGLTQVYMAKTLNVARQTYLDLETGKTEPKVRLLSEIATLTERPLTWFIYGDQGLEIIESEYKPEIETLLRHFSRLPNVARSAILEQSIQMAEFMADYTYTLTKKN; this is translated from the coding sequence ATGGCGGATATGAAGAAGAGCATTGCGGCACGAATCAAAGAAGCGCGTGAATGGAAAGGGTTAACGCAAGTTTATATGGCGAAAACACTGAATGTTGCTCGCCAGACTTACTTGGATCTCGAGACAGGAAAAACCGAACCTAAGGTGCGATTACTCTCTGAAATCGCCACGCTGACGGAACGCCCTCTCACTTGGTTTATCTATGGAGATCAAGGACTAGAGATCATCGAAAGTGAATATAAGCCAGAAATCGAGACATTACTCCGCCATTTTAGTCGTTTGCCTAATGTAGCAAGATCTGCAATATTGGAACAAAGCATACAAATGGCTGAGTTTATGGCTGATTACACATACACGCTAACCAAGAAGAACTAG
- a CDS encoding helix-turn-helix transcriptional regulator: MEVTRAEVAARIRDAREWQNITQVAMAKSLDVARQTYLDLETGKTEPRISVLLKIAELTQRPISWFLYGDNEQGLDQVERDDIQRMLQLLSELPRDMRQTLLKQNIQLFNYLNEYNEARLPTPLFEHQKLA; this comes from the coding sequence ATGGAAGTAACGCGCGCTGAAGTTGCCGCACGTATTCGTGATGCACGAGAGTGGCAAAATATTACACAAGTTGCTATGGCTAAAAGTTTGGATGTGGCGCGCCAAACCTACCTGGACCTGGAAACAGGTAAAACAGAGCCTCGAATTTCGGTGTTATTAAAGATCGCTGAATTGACACAGCGTCCGATATCGTGGTTCTTGTATGGAGACAATGAGCAAGGGTTAGATCAGGTAGAACGAGATGATATCCAGCGTATGCTGCAGCTACTCTCAGAGTTGCCTCGTGATATGCGTCAGACTTTGTTAAAGCAGAACATCCAGTTGTTCAACTACTTGAATGAGTACAATGAAGCGCGTCTTCCAACGCCTTTGTTTGAACATCAAAAGCTGGCTTAA
- the ilvG gene encoding acetolactate synthase 2 catalytic subunit, translating to MTGAELVVQTLHKKGISRVFGYPGGAIMPIYDALYDGGVEHILCRHEQGAAMAAIGMARATQDVAVCMATSGPGATNLVTGLADAFLDSIPLVAITGQVASSHIGTDAFQEMDVIGMSLSCTKHSYLVTDINELAPTLSEAFEVAKSGRPGPVVVDIAKDVQLAQAPVHLAPPFTPPASPVASAEEIAKAQALLSASSRPVLYVGGGVQLGHATNAVRTFLRLNPMPSVSTLKGLGSIERHDPHYLGMLGMHGTKAANLIVQECDLLIAVGARFDDRVTGKLDTFAPNAKVIHIDIDAAEIHKLRTANAPVRSEIPAALSQLELSQDISEWVTHSETLRSSFKWRYDHPGELIYAPGLLKQLSDMMPDTSMVSTDVGQHQMWAAQHIQPREPQNFITSAGLGTMGFGLPAAMGAAVARPDDQSILITGDGSFMMNIQELGTLKRRQIPVKMVLLNNQRLGMVRQWQSLFFDGRHSETILDDNPDFVMLAKAFDIPGKTITKKEEVEPALKEMLASKTAYLLHVLIDEEENVWPLVPPGASNNEMLENT from the coding sequence ATGACAGGCGCAGAGTTGGTGGTACAGACACTGCATAAAAAAGGGATTAGCAGAGTTTTCGGCTACCCAGGCGGTGCAATCATGCCCATATATGATGCTCTCTACGATGGTGGCGTTGAACATATTTTATGCCGTCATGAGCAAGGCGCGGCGATGGCAGCGATCGGGATGGCTCGCGCAACACAAGACGTTGCGGTCTGTATGGCGACTTCCGGTCCCGGTGCAACTAACCTAGTGACTGGACTTGCCGATGCATTCCTAGACTCCATCCCGCTGGTTGCCATTACAGGTCAGGTGGCCAGCTCTCACATTGGCACCGATGCCTTCCAAGAGATGGACGTGATTGGCATGTCACTCTCTTGTACCAAGCATAGCTACCTAGTCACTGACATCAATGAGTTAGCTCCAACGCTCTCAGAAGCCTTTGAAGTCGCAAAATCTGGCCGCCCTGGCCCTGTTGTTGTGGATATCGCAAAGGATGTTCAGCTTGCGCAAGCACCTGTTCATTTAGCACCTCCCTTCACTCCACCAGCTTCGCCTGTCGCCAGCGCTGAAGAGATCGCAAAAGCACAAGCCCTGTTATCCGCAAGCAGCCGACCTGTGCTGTATGTAGGTGGTGGTGTCCAGTTGGGGCATGCAACCAATGCCGTTCGCACGTTTTTACGCCTTAATCCAATGCCTTCTGTCAGCACACTCAAAGGCCTTGGTTCCATTGAGCGCCATGATCCTCACTATTTGGGCATGCTGGGAATGCACGGCACGAAAGCGGCCAACTTAATTGTTCAAGAGTGCGACCTATTGATCGCTGTGGGTGCACGATTTGACGATCGCGTCACCGGTAAGCTCGATACCTTTGCACCCAATGCCAAAGTGATTCATATCGATATCGATGCGGCAGAAATCCACAAACTGCGCACGGCGAATGCCCCTGTCCGAAGTGAAATTCCCGCCGCACTGTCTCAGCTTGAGTTGAGCCAAGATATTAGTGAATGGGTGACACACAGCGAAACACTGCGCAGCAGCTTTAAGTGGCGCTATGACCATCCGGGCGAGTTAATTTATGCTCCGGGCCTCTTGAAACAGCTCTCTGACATGATGCCAGACACCAGTATGGTTTCAACGGATGTGGGACAGCACCAGATGTGGGCCGCCCAGCATATCCAACCCCGTGAACCTCAAAATTTCATCACCTCCGCAGGCCTCGGCACCATGGGCTTTGGTTTACCGGCTGCGATGGGTGCGGCGGTTGCAAGACCGGATGACCAATCTATCCTAATCACAGGCGATGGGTCATTTATGATGAACATTCAAGAGCTGGGAACGTTAAAACGTCGTCAAATTCCGGTCAAGATGGTCTTGCTGAATAACCAACGCCTAGGAATGGTTCGCCAATGGCAGTCACTGTTCTTTGATGGCCGCCACAGCGAAACGATTTTGGATGACAACCCTGACTTTGTCATGCTAGCGAAAGCATTTGATATCCCGGGTAAAACCATCACAAAAAAAGAAGAAGTAGAACCCGCTTTAAAAGAGATGCTAGCCAGTAAAACGGCATATCTACTTCATGTGTTAATCGACGAAGAAGAAAATGTATGGCCACTCGTACCACCGGGTGCTTCGAATAACGAAATGCTGGAGAACACCTAA